In a genomic window of Quercus lobata isolate SW786 chromosome 4, ValleyOak3.0 Primary Assembly, whole genome shotgun sequence:
- the LOC115987838 gene encoding probable LRR receptor-like serine/threonine-protein kinase At1g06840 isoform X1, with translation MYLLKAWTYGLLIVAWLCCSSLLIIAQDTRITNPDEVKALQAIKSRLIDPNRNLSNWDRGDPCTSKWTGIVCYNTTLEDGYLHVDQLVLLNMNLSGSLAPELGQLSNLTILNIMWNNISGSIPKEIGNITSLFILLLNGNQLTGSLPKELGYLPNLNRIQIDQNHMSGQLPKSFAFLNKTMHFHMNNNSINGQIPPQLSRLPSLADFLLDNNNLSGSLPPQFSEMPNLLILQLDNNNFDGTTIPASYGNMSKLLKLSLRNCNLQGPVPDLSRIQQLAYIDLSSNQLNGTIPQNRLSASITTIDLSNNNLTGTIPTNFSGLPLLQKLSLANNSLNGSVPSTIWDSMTLNAKGNLTVELQNNNLSNITGSTVLPSNVTVWLQGNPLCDGNLNLQFCQPKNDTQSLTNSTSVPIPTVCPLSYECSTTSTQSCICAAPLIVEYRLKSPGFTDFRPYIDDFEVYMTEGLNLYLNQLDFKNLWAWEVGPRLKITLKFFPENTSLFNSSEVQRITSNFTSWKIPLSYVFGPYELLGLDLLDVYKSEVGNSPSSGISKGALAGTVVGTIAGAVTLSVIVSLLILRVHMRKHHVVSKRRHVTASRTTMKIDGVKDFTYGEMALATNNFDSSSQVGQGGYGMVYKGILADGTLVAIKRAQEGSLQGEREFLTEIELLSRLHHRNLVSLIGLCDEECEQYCCGCRCWSMSSCQMIQMSLFVVHVCNNTIKSKEPLSFAMRLKIALESSKGILYLHTEADPPIFHRDMKASNILLDSKYIAKVADFGLSRLAPVPDIEGDLPTHVSTVVKGTPDYLDPEYFLTHKLTDKSDVYSLGVVFLELLMYPISHGKNIVREVKVAYQSGMIFSIIDDRMGSYPSECVVKFLTLALKCCEDETYARPSMAKVVRELENIWLLMPDSDIKTTNPMLSGSEKAMTSPSSSSNVMNPFVSSDVPGNDHVSGVVPSITPR, from the exons ATGTATCTGTTAAAAGCTTGGACGTATGGATTACTTATTGTTGCATGGTTGTGTTGTTCCTCACTACTTATCATAGCTCAGGATACTCGGATTACCAACCCGGATGAAG TGAAGGCATTGCAAGCCATCAAGAGCAGATTGATAGATCCCAATAGGAATCTGAGTAACTGGGATCGAGGAGATCCATGTACATCAAAATGGACAGGGATTGTGTGCTACAATACTACATTAGAAGATGGATATCTACATGTAGATCAATT GGTattattaaatatgaatttgtCAGGAAGTTTAGCACCAGAGCTTGGTCAGTTATCGAATTTGACTATATT GAATATTATGTGGAACAACATAAGTGGGAGTATACCAAAGGAGATAGGCAATATTACGTCTTTGTTTATCTT GCTTCTGAATGGAAACCAATTAACAGGTTCCTTGCCTAAAGAGCTCGGTTATCTTCCAAACTTGAATAGAATACAAATTGACCAAAACCATATGTCAGGACAACTACCTAAATCATTTGCATTCTTGAACAAAACGATGCACTT TCACATGAACAACAATTCGATCAATGGGCAAATCCCGCCTCAGCTATCCAGATTACCAAGTCTTGCAGACTT CCTTCTtgataataataacttatcagGGTCTCTTCCTCCACAGTTCTCTGAAATGCCAAATTTACTGATACT CCAACTTGATAACAATAACTTTGATGGGACTACAATTCCAGCTTCTTATGGCAACATGTCTAAATTGCTGAAGTT GAGTCTTAGGAACTGCAATTTGCAAGGACCAGTTCCCGATTTGAGTCGAATACAACAACTTGCTTATAT AGATCTTAGTTCAAATCAGCTAAATGGAACCATTCCTCAAAATAGACTTTCTGCAAGTATCACGACTAT CGATTTATCTAACAACAATCTTACGGGAACAATTCCAACAAACTTTTCAggtcttcctcttcttcagaAATT GTCACTTGCAAATAATTCATTGAACGGTTCAGTTCCATCCACTATTTGGGATAGTATGACGTTGAATGCAAAGGGAAACCTTACAGT GGAGTTGCAGAATAATAATCTTTCAAATATTACTGGCAGTACTGTTCTACCTTCAAATGTCACTGTCTG GCTTCAAGGGAATCCCTTATGCGACGGCAATTTAAATCTTCAGTTCTGCCAACCTAAAAATGACACTCAGAGTTTGACAAATTCCACTTCTGTTCCTATCCCTACAGTATGCCCACTATCTTATGAATGTTCCACCACATCTACTCAAAGTTGTATATGTGCTGCCCCTCTGATTGTTGAATATCGGTTGAAAAGTCCTGGATTCACAGATTTTCGTCCATACATAGATGACTTTGAAGTGTACATGACAGAAGGTCTTAATTTATATCTTAATCAGCTGGACTTTAAAAATTTATGGGCATGGGAAGTAGGACCTCGACTGAAGATAACCTTGAAGTTTTTTCCTGAGAACACCTCCTTATTCAATAGTAGTGAGGTTCAGCGAATCACGAGCAACTTCACATCATGGAAAATTCCTCTTAGTTACGTATTTGGACCTTATGAACTTCTCGGCCTCGATCTCCTGGATGTTTATAAATCTG AGGTTGGCAACTCTCCAAGCTCTGGTATAAGCAAAGGTGCATTGGCTGGCACAGTGGTGGGGACCATTGCAGGTGCAGTTACATTGTCTGTAATTGTTTCTCTTCTAATATTGAGAGTGCACATGAGGAAGCACCATGTAGTTTCAAAACGACGTCATG TTACAGCGTCTAGGACCACCATGAAAATTGATGGTGTGAAGGATTTCACTTATGGAGAAATGGCTCTGGCTACAAACAACTTTGACAGCTCTTCTCAGGTTGGCCAAGGAGGGTATGGGATGGTTTATAAAGGCATTCTAGCTGATGGTACACTTGTGGCCATAAAACGTGCCCAAGAGGGATCTTTACAGGGTGAGAGGGAGTTCTTGACAGAGATAGAATTGTTGTCAAGGTTACATCATCGAAATCTTGTGTCTTTGATTGGACTGTGTGATGAAGAATGTGAACAG TATTGTTGTGGATGCAGATGTTGGTCTATGAGTTCATGTCAAATG ATTCAAATGAGCTTATTTGTGGTTCATGTATGCAATAATACAATTAAGTCTAAAGAACCTTTGAGTTTTGCTATGAGATTGAAAATTGCCCTAGAATCATCTAAGGGCATCCTCTACCTACATACGGAAGCTGATCCCCCAATATTTCATCGAGATATGAAGGCCAGCAACATATTATTGGACTCTAAGTATATAGCAAAAGTTGCTGATTTTGGACTTTCCCGACTCGCACCAGTTCCTGATATTGAAGGGGATTTGCCTACTCATGTATCTACAGTTGTGAAGGGAACACCA GATTACCTAGATCCGGAGTATTTCTTAACTCATAAACTGACAGACAAGAGTGATGTCTATAGCCTTGGTGTTGTATTTCTAGAACTCCTGATGTATCCGATCTCACATGGCAAAAACATTGTTAGAGAG GTTAAGGTCGCATATCAATCTGGTATGATCTTTTCAATTATTGATGATCGAATGGGATCTTATCCTTCTGAATGTGTGGTGAAATTTTTGACTTTGGCTCTCAAGTGTTGTGAAGATGAGACATATGCTAGACCTTCAATGGCAAAGGTGGTCCGAGAACTTGAAAATATATGGCTTCTGATGCCTGATTCTGACATTAAAACAACAAATCCTATGCTCTCAGGTTCTGAAAAGGCAATGACTTCACCATCATCATCCTCTAATGTGATGAATCCTTTTGTGTCATCAGATGTACCTGGCAATGACCATGTTAGTGGAGTCGTTCCATCCATCACGCCTAGATAG
- the LOC115987838 gene encoding probable LRR receptor-like serine/threonine-protein kinase At1g06840 isoform X2, with amino-acid sequence MYLLKAWTYGLLIVAWLCCSSLLIIAQDTRITNPDEVKALQAIKSRLIDPNRNLSNWDRGDPCTSKWTGIVCYNTTLEDGYLHVDQLVLLNMNLSGSLAPELGQLSNLTILNIMWNNISGSIPKEIGNITSLFILLLNGNQLTGSLPKELGYLPNLNRIQIDQNHMSGQLPKSFAFLNKTMHFHMNNNSINGQIPPQLSRLPSLADFLLDNNNLSGSLPPQFSEMPNLLILQLDNNNFDGTTIPASYGNMSKLLKLSLRNCNLQGPVPDLSRIQQLAYIDLSSNQLNGTIPQNRLSASITTIDLSNNNLTGTIPTNFSGLPLLQKLSLANNSLNGSVPSTIWDSMTLNAKGNLTVELQNNNLSNITGSTVLPSNVTVWLQGNPLCDGNLNLQFCQPKNDTQSLTNSTSVPIPTVCPLSYECSTTSTQSCICAAPLIVEYRLKSPGFTDFRPYIDDFEVYMTEGLNLYLNQLDFKNLWAWEVGPRLKITLKFFPENTSLFNSSEVQRITSNFTSWKIPLSYVFGPYELLGLDLLDVYKSEVGNSPSSGISKGALAGTVVGTIAGAVTLSVIVSLLILRVHMRKHHVVSKRRHASRTTMKIDGVKDFTYGEMALATNNFDSSSQVGQGGYGMVYKGILADGTLVAIKRAQEGSLQGEREFLTEIELLSRLHHRNLVSLIGLCDEECEQYCCGCRCWSMSSCQMIQMSLFVVHVCNNTIKSKEPLSFAMRLKIALESSKGILYLHTEADPPIFHRDMKASNILLDSKYIAKVADFGLSRLAPVPDIEGDLPTHVSTVVKGTPDYLDPEYFLTHKLTDKSDVYSLGVVFLELLMYPISHGKNIVREVKVAYQSGMIFSIIDDRMGSYPSECVVKFLTLALKCCEDETYARPSMAKVVRELENIWLLMPDSDIKTTNPMLSGSEKAMTSPSSSSNVMNPFVSSDVPGNDHVSGVVPSITPR; translated from the exons ATGTATCTGTTAAAAGCTTGGACGTATGGATTACTTATTGTTGCATGGTTGTGTTGTTCCTCACTACTTATCATAGCTCAGGATACTCGGATTACCAACCCGGATGAAG TGAAGGCATTGCAAGCCATCAAGAGCAGATTGATAGATCCCAATAGGAATCTGAGTAACTGGGATCGAGGAGATCCATGTACATCAAAATGGACAGGGATTGTGTGCTACAATACTACATTAGAAGATGGATATCTACATGTAGATCAATT GGTattattaaatatgaatttgtCAGGAAGTTTAGCACCAGAGCTTGGTCAGTTATCGAATTTGACTATATT GAATATTATGTGGAACAACATAAGTGGGAGTATACCAAAGGAGATAGGCAATATTACGTCTTTGTTTATCTT GCTTCTGAATGGAAACCAATTAACAGGTTCCTTGCCTAAAGAGCTCGGTTATCTTCCAAACTTGAATAGAATACAAATTGACCAAAACCATATGTCAGGACAACTACCTAAATCATTTGCATTCTTGAACAAAACGATGCACTT TCACATGAACAACAATTCGATCAATGGGCAAATCCCGCCTCAGCTATCCAGATTACCAAGTCTTGCAGACTT CCTTCTtgataataataacttatcagGGTCTCTTCCTCCACAGTTCTCTGAAATGCCAAATTTACTGATACT CCAACTTGATAACAATAACTTTGATGGGACTACAATTCCAGCTTCTTATGGCAACATGTCTAAATTGCTGAAGTT GAGTCTTAGGAACTGCAATTTGCAAGGACCAGTTCCCGATTTGAGTCGAATACAACAACTTGCTTATAT AGATCTTAGTTCAAATCAGCTAAATGGAACCATTCCTCAAAATAGACTTTCTGCAAGTATCACGACTAT CGATTTATCTAACAACAATCTTACGGGAACAATTCCAACAAACTTTTCAggtcttcctcttcttcagaAATT GTCACTTGCAAATAATTCATTGAACGGTTCAGTTCCATCCACTATTTGGGATAGTATGACGTTGAATGCAAAGGGAAACCTTACAGT GGAGTTGCAGAATAATAATCTTTCAAATATTACTGGCAGTACTGTTCTACCTTCAAATGTCACTGTCTG GCTTCAAGGGAATCCCTTATGCGACGGCAATTTAAATCTTCAGTTCTGCCAACCTAAAAATGACACTCAGAGTTTGACAAATTCCACTTCTGTTCCTATCCCTACAGTATGCCCACTATCTTATGAATGTTCCACCACATCTACTCAAAGTTGTATATGTGCTGCCCCTCTGATTGTTGAATATCGGTTGAAAAGTCCTGGATTCACAGATTTTCGTCCATACATAGATGACTTTGAAGTGTACATGACAGAAGGTCTTAATTTATATCTTAATCAGCTGGACTTTAAAAATTTATGGGCATGGGAAGTAGGACCTCGACTGAAGATAACCTTGAAGTTTTTTCCTGAGAACACCTCCTTATTCAATAGTAGTGAGGTTCAGCGAATCACGAGCAACTTCACATCATGGAAAATTCCTCTTAGTTACGTATTTGGACCTTATGAACTTCTCGGCCTCGATCTCCTGGATGTTTATAAATCTG AGGTTGGCAACTCTCCAAGCTCTGGTATAAGCAAAGGTGCATTGGCTGGCACAGTGGTGGGGACCATTGCAGGTGCAGTTACATTGTCTGTAATTGTTTCTCTTCTAATATTGAGAGTGCACATGAGGAAGCACCATGTAGTTTCAAAACGACGTCATG CGTCTAGGACCACCATGAAAATTGATGGTGTGAAGGATTTCACTTATGGAGAAATGGCTCTGGCTACAAACAACTTTGACAGCTCTTCTCAGGTTGGCCAAGGAGGGTATGGGATGGTTTATAAAGGCATTCTAGCTGATGGTACACTTGTGGCCATAAAACGTGCCCAAGAGGGATCTTTACAGGGTGAGAGGGAGTTCTTGACAGAGATAGAATTGTTGTCAAGGTTACATCATCGAAATCTTGTGTCTTTGATTGGACTGTGTGATGAAGAATGTGAACAG TATTGTTGTGGATGCAGATGTTGGTCTATGAGTTCATGTCAAATG ATTCAAATGAGCTTATTTGTGGTTCATGTATGCAATAATACAATTAAGTCTAAAGAACCTTTGAGTTTTGCTATGAGATTGAAAATTGCCCTAGAATCATCTAAGGGCATCCTCTACCTACATACGGAAGCTGATCCCCCAATATTTCATCGAGATATGAAGGCCAGCAACATATTATTGGACTCTAAGTATATAGCAAAAGTTGCTGATTTTGGACTTTCCCGACTCGCACCAGTTCCTGATATTGAAGGGGATTTGCCTACTCATGTATCTACAGTTGTGAAGGGAACACCA GATTACCTAGATCCGGAGTATTTCTTAACTCATAAACTGACAGACAAGAGTGATGTCTATAGCCTTGGTGTTGTATTTCTAGAACTCCTGATGTATCCGATCTCACATGGCAAAAACATTGTTAGAGAG GTTAAGGTCGCATATCAATCTGGTATGATCTTTTCAATTATTGATGATCGAATGGGATCTTATCCTTCTGAATGTGTGGTGAAATTTTTGACTTTGGCTCTCAAGTGTTGTGAAGATGAGACATATGCTAGACCTTCAATGGCAAAGGTGGTCCGAGAACTTGAAAATATATGGCTTCTGATGCCTGATTCTGACATTAAAACAACAAATCCTATGCTCTCAGGTTCTGAAAAGGCAATGACTTCACCATCATCATCCTCTAATGTGATGAATCCTTTTGTGTCATCAGATGTACCTGGCAATGACCATGTTAGTGGAGTCGTTCCATCCATCACGCCTAGATAG
- the LOC115987838 gene encoding probable LRR receptor-like serine/threonine-protein kinase At1g06840 isoform X3 codes for MYLLKAWTYGLLIVAWLCCSSLLIIAQDTRITNPDEVKALQAIKSRLIDPNRNLSNWDRGDPCTSKWTGIVCYNTTLEDGYLHVDQLVLLNMNLSGSLAPELGQLSNLTILNIMWNNISGSIPKEIGNITSLFILLLNGNQLTGSLPKELGYLPNLNRIQIDQNHMSGQLPKSFAFLNKTMHFHMNNNSINGQIPPQLSRLPSLADFLLDNNNLSGSLPPQFSEMPNLLILQLDNNNFDGTTIPASYGNMSKLLKLSLRNCNLQGPVPDLSRIQQLAYIDLSSNQLNGTIPQNRLSASITTIDLSNNNLTGTIPTNFSGLPLLQKLSLANNSLNGSVPSTIWDSMTLNAKGNLTVELQNNNLSNITGSTVLPSNVTVWLQGNPLCDGNLNLQFCQPKNDTQSLTNSTSVPIPTVCPLSYECSTTSTQSCICAAPLIVEYRLKSPGFTDFRPYIDDFEVYMTEGLNLYLNQLDFKNLWAWEVGPRLKITLKFFPENTSLFNSSEVQRITSNFTSWKIPLSYVFGPYELLGLDLLDVYKSEVGNSPSSGISKGALAGTVVGTIAGAVTLSVIVSLLILRVHMRKHHVVSKRRHVTASRTTMKIDGVKDFTYGEMALATNNFDSSSQVGQGGYGMVYKGILADGTLVAIKRAQEGSLQGEREFLTEIELLSRLHHRNLVSLIGLCDEECEQMLVYEFMSNGTLRDHLSVKSKEPLSFAMRLKIALESSKGILYLHTEADPPIFHRDMKASNILLDSKYIAKVADFGLSRLAPVPDIEGDLPTHVSTVVKGTPDYLDPEYFLTHKLTDKSDVYSLGVVFLELLMYPISHGKNIVREVKVAYQSGMIFSIIDDRMGSYPSECVVKFLTLALKCCEDETYARPSMAKVVRELENIWLLMPDSDIKTTNPMLSGSEKAMTSPSSSSNVMNPFVSSDVPGNDHVSGVVPSITPR; via the exons ATGTATCTGTTAAAAGCTTGGACGTATGGATTACTTATTGTTGCATGGTTGTGTTGTTCCTCACTACTTATCATAGCTCAGGATACTCGGATTACCAACCCGGATGAAG TGAAGGCATTGCAAGCCATCAAGAGCAGATTGATAGATCCCAATAGGAATCTGAGTAACTGGGATCGAGGAGATCCATGTACATCAAAATGGACAGGGATTGTGTGCTACAATACTACATTAGAAGATGGATATCTACATGTAGATCAATT GGTattattaaatatgaatttgtCAGGAAGTTTAGCACCAGAGCTTGGTCAGTTATCGAATTTGACTATATT GAATATTATGTGGAACAACATAAGTGGGAGTATACCAAAGGAGATAGGCAATATTACGTCTTTGTTTATCTT GCTTCTGAATGGAAACCAATTAACAGGTTCCTTGCCTAAAGAGCTCGGTTATCTTCCAAACTTGAATAGAATACAAATTGACCAAAACCATATGTCAGGACAACTACCTAAATCATTTGCATTCTTGAACAAAACGATGCACTT TCACATGAACAACAATTCGATCAATGGGCAAATCCCGCCTCAGCTATCCAGATTACCAAGTCTTGCAGACTT CCTTCTtgataataataacttatcagGGTCTCTTCCTCCACAGTTCTCTGAAATGCCAAATTTACTGATACT CCAACTTGATAACAATAACTTTGATGGGACTACAATTCCAGCTTCTTATGGCAACATGTCTAAATTGCTGAAGTT GAGTCTTAGGAACTGCAATTTGCAAGGACCAGTTCCCGATTTGAGTCGAATACAACAACTTGCTTATAT AGATCTTAGTTCAAATCAGCTAAATGGAACCATTCCTCAAAATAGACTTTCTGCAAGTATCACGACTAT CGATTTATCTAACAACAATCTTACGGGAACAATTCCAACAAACTTTTCAggtcttcctcttcttcagaAATT GTCACTTGCAAATAATTCATTGAACGGTTCAGTTCCATCCACTATTTGGGATAGTATGACGTTGAATGCAAAGGGAAACCTTACAGT GGAGTTGCAGAATAATAATCTTTCAAATATTACTGGCAGTACTGTTCTACCTTCAAATGTCACTGTCTG GCTTCAAGGGAATCCCTTATGCGACGGCAATTTAAATCTTCAGTTCTGCCAACCTAAAAATGACACTCAGAGTTTGACAAATTCCACTTCTGTTCCTATCCCTACAGTATGCCCACTATCTTATGAATGTTCCACCACATCTACTCAAAGTTGTATATGTGCTGCCCCTCTGATTGTTGAATATCGGTTGAAAAGTCCTGGATTCACAGATTTTCGTCCATACATAGATGACTTTGAAGTGTACATGACAGAAGGTCTTAATTTATATCTTAATCAGCTGGACTTTAAAAATTTATGGGCATGGGAAGTAGGACCTCGACTGAAGATAACCTTGAAGTTTTTTCCTGAGAACACCTCCTTATTCAATAGTAGTGAGGTTCAGCGAATCACGAGCAACTTCACATCATGGAAAATTCCTCTTAGTTACGTATTTGGACCTTATGAACTTCTCGGCCTCGATCTCCTGGATGTTTATAAATCTG AGGTTGGCAACTCTCCAAGCTCTGGTATAAGCAAAGGTGCATTGGCTGGCACAGTGGTGGGGACCATTGCAGGTGCAGTTACATTGTCTGTAATTGTTTCTCTTCTAATATTGAGAGTGCACATGAGGAAGCACCATGTAGTTTCAAAACGACGTCATG TTACAGCGTCTAGGACCACCATGAAAATTGATGGTGTGAAGGATTTCACTTATGGAGAAATGGCTCTGGCTACAAACAACTTTGACAGCTCTTCTCAGGTTGGCCAAGGAGGGTATGGGATGGTTTATAAAGGCATTCTAGCTGATGGTACACTTGTGGCCATAAAACGTGCCCAAGAGGGATCTTTACAGGGTGAGAGGGAGTTCTTGACAGAGATAGAATTGTTGTCAAGGTTACATCATCGAAATCTTGTGTCTTTGATTGGACTGTGTGATGAAGAATGTGAACAG ATGTTGGTCTATGAGTTCATGTCAAATGGTACTCTCAGGGATCACCTTTCTG TTAAGTCTAAAGAACCTTTGAGTTTTGCTATGAGATTGAAAATTGCCCTAGAATCATCTAAGGGCATCCTCTACCTACATACGGAAGCTGATCCCCCAATATTTCATCGAGATATGAAGGCCAGCAACATATTATTGGACTCTAAGTATATAGCAAAAGTTGCTGATTTTGGACTTTCCCGACTCGCACCAGTTCCTGATATTGAAGGGGATTTGCCTACTCATGTATCTACAGTTGTGAAGGGAACACCA GATTACCTAGATCCGGAGTATTTCTTAACTCATAAACTGACAGACAAGAGTGATGTCTATAGCCTTGGTGTTGTATTTCTAGAACTCCTGATGTATCCGATCTCACATGGCAAAAACATTGTTAGAGAG GTTAAGGTCGCATATCAATCTGGTATGATCTTTTCAATTATTGATGATCGAATGGGATCTTATCCTTCTGAATGTGTGGTGAAATTTTTGACTTTGGCTCTCAAGTGTTGTGAAGATGAGACATATGCTAGACCTTCAATGGCAAAGGTGGTCCGAGAACTTGAAAATATATGGCTTCTGATGCCTGATTCTGACATTAAAACAACAAATCCTATGCTCTCAGGTTCTGAAAAGGCAATGACTTCACCATCATCATCCTCTAATGTGATGAATCCTTTTGTGTCATCAGATGTACCTGGCAATGACCATGTTAGTGGAGTCGTTCCATCCATCACGCCTAGATAG